A stretch of DNA from Microlunatus capsulatus:
GGCGACCAGCACGCCGGCGCGGTGCTGGAGCACCTCGCCGAGCAGAACTTCTCGGGCCACGTCGTCCTGGAGCTCAACTCGCGGAAGAACCCGACGCGGGCCAGCCGCGAGGAGGACCTGGCCGAGTCGCTGGCCTTCGCCCGGCTGCACCTGGCCGCGCCGGCCCAGCCGTCCTTCGCCACCGACGGCGGCGGGACGACCGAGAGCCTCTAGCCGGCGGCAGGCTCGTCGGCCACGACGGCCGCGAGCCGCTCCGGCTCGCGCCAGACCCAGCCGGGCCCGGCGTCCACGGCCACCAGCGCGCCCGCGGGCAGCGCGGCGGCCAGCCGGTGCGCCGCCAGCCGGTCCAGCGGGTCGTGCCGGCCCCAGGCCACCCGAGCCGGGACGCGCACCCGGGCGGCGTCGGCGCGTGCGTCCTGGGGTCGGACGAGGTCGAGGGTCCGCAGCAGCGTGCGCTCGTCGGCGTGCAGGCGCTGCAGGACCGGCACCGGCAGCAGGTCGGCCACGCCGCGGTGAACGGAGCGGACGAGCCGGCGCCCCGAGGGTGCCCGACCCGTCGCCAGCACCAGCCCGGCGACGCGGTCCGGCGCCACCGCGGCCAGCCGGAGACCCAGCAGAGCCCCTGCTCCCACCCCGCAGACGACGACCGGCGCCGACGCGTCGAGCCCGGCGCGGACGGTGGCCGCGGGTCCGGCCAGCGGGTCGGCGGCGGCGGGGTCGACGCCCCACCGGGGGACGGCGACGGGCCCGTGCTCCGCGAGCGCCGTCCGCAGGGCGTCGACGCCGGCCGGCGGCGCCGACGCGCTGGTCAGCAGGAGGACGGCGGGTCCGGCCGCCGTCACAGCCAGCTCACGTGCGGGGCGACGAGCGCGTAGCCCACGAACGCCACGACGTCGAGCAGGGTGTGCGCGACGACGAGCGGGCCGACCCGTCGCCAGCGGAGGTAGACCAGCCCCAGCAGCACACCCATCAGCAGGTTGCCGACGAAGCCGCCGAAGCCCTGGTAGAGGTGGTAGGAGCCGCGGATGCCGGCGCTGACCAGCAGCACCACCCACGGCTGCCAGTGCAGCTGGCGGAACCGGGTGAAGAGGAAGCCGATCATGACGACCTCCTCCAGCGCCGCGTTCTGGAAGGCCGAGAGCACGAGCACGGGGATCGTCCACCAGGCGCCGGCCAGGGCCGAGGCCTGGACGTCGGTGTTGAGGCCCAGCGCGCGCGCCCCGAGGTAGAGGCCGAGG
This window harbors:
- a CDS encoding alpha/beta fold hydrolase, encoding MTAAGPAVLLLTSASAPPAGVDALRTALAEHGPVAVPRWGVDPAAADPLAGPAATVRAGLDASAPVVVCGVGAGALLGLRLAAVAPDRVAGLVLATGRAPSGRRLVRSVHRGVADLLPVPVLQRLHADERTLLRTLDLVRPQDARADAARVRVPARVAWGRHDPLDRLAAHRLAAALPAGALVAVDAGPGWVWREPERLAAVVADEPAAG
- a CDS encoding CPBP family intramembrane glutamic endopeptidase encodes the protein MSAQPAVATVDRTRIGLEVALVLALSLGQSAVYSVLRIVERLTRDVPLSAQTSTLNASTTPDRPWLDLAYQLANITFAFVPVLLVLYLLDLTDRPAGALIGFDLRRPRFDLAAGVALAAAIGIPGLGLYLGARALGLNTDVQASALAGAWWTIPVLVLSAFQNAALEEVVMIGFLFTRFRQLHWQPWVVLLVSAGIRGSYHLYQGFGGFVGNLLMGVLLGLVYLRWRRVGPLVVAHTLLDVVAFVGYALVAPHVSWL